One Peterkaempfera bronchialis DNA window includes the following coding sequences:
- the map gene encoding type I methionyl aminopeptidase: MVEIKTDTALQAMREAGRVVAQALAAVREAAAVGVSLRELDECARTVLAEAGARSPFLGYRPAFAPTPFPAVICASVNDAVVHGIPDGYRLRDGDLVSIDCGAELDGWTGDAAVSFTVGTPRPADLELIQATQRALDAGIAAATAGNRIGDISHAVGTVARSAGFGQLSDFGGHGIGRRMHEDPHIPNTGRPGRGLHLRPGLALAIEPMLLAGGLDDYRTDPDGWTLRTADGSRAAHIEHTIAVTEEGPRILTLL, from the coding sequence ATGGTGGAGATCAAGACGGACACGGCCCTTCAGGCGATGCGTGAGGCCGGTCGGGTCGTGGCGCAGGCGCTCGCGGCGGTCCGCGAGGCGGCGGCCGTGGGGGTCAGCCTCCGGGAGCTGGACGAGTGCGCCCGTACGGTCCTGGCGGAGGCCGGGGCACGCTCACCGTTCCTCGGCTACCGGCCCGCCTTCGCCCCCACCCCCTTCCCGGCGGTGATCTGCGCCTCCGTCAACGATGCCGTGGTGCACGGCATCCCCGACGGCTACCGGCTGCGCGACGGCGACCTGGTCAGCATCGACTGCGGCGCGGAACTCGACGGCTGGACCGGCGACGCCGCCGTCTCCTTCACCGTCGGCACCCCCCGCCCCGCCGATCTGGAGCTCATCCAGGCCACCCAGCGGGCCCTGGACGCGGGCATCGCCGCCGCGACCGCCGGCAACCGCATCGGCGACATCTCCCATGCCGTCGGCACCGTCGCCCGCTCCGCCGGCTTCGGCCAGCTCTCCGACTTCGGCGGCCATGGCATCGGCCGCCGCATGCACGAGGACCCCCACATCCCCAACACCGGCCGCCCCGGCCGAGGGCTGCACCTGCGCCCCGGCCTCGCCCTGGCCATCGAGCCGATGCTGCTGGCCGGCGGCCTGGACGACTACCGTACGGACCCCGACGGCTGGACCCTGCGCACCGCCGACGGCAGCCGGGCCGCCCACATCGAGCACACCATCGCCGTCACCGAGGAGGGCCCGCGCATCCTCACCCTGCTCTGA
- a CDS encoding MFS transporter, which translates to MPRLNKIPVSSDLDPLRRTFRRRNRPADRPSPGDPLPSAWSPLRLALTAFFTADGFVFAGWVVRVPAIKEQVHASPGALGLALLCISAGAVATMAVVGRLCVRHGTRPVTVASALLLSLVVALPAHAHSVATLGAALLLFGAGYGALNVAMNSAAVEVGAALRRPIMPTFHAAYSLGGLCGAGLGGLLASRLTPAWHLGLIALVGLAVTATAGTVLLRSPAPGRPQPQDAQGARPAAPRGGDRGRRVGLLVVLLGLTALCTSYGEGALADWATLHLTDDLHTGAGLAAAGYAAYAFAMTTGRLTGTWLSMRLGPTRVMAGGGLLACAGMLTAALAPSVPLVLGGFVLVGLGLANTFPLAIARAGTLAGPQGVATASTLGYGGMLIGPPVIGFLANAFGLPLALTTVAALAAVAAAIAVSTDRRPAAHPGS; encoded by the coding sequence GTGCCGCGACTCAACAAAATACCCGTCAGCTCCGACCTCGACCCGCTGCGGCGCACCTTCCGACGCCGCAACCGGCCCGCTGACCGGCCGTCACCCGGCGACCCCCTGCCGTCCGCGTGGTCCCCGCTGCGATTGGCCCTGACCGCCTTCTTCACCGCCGACGGCTTTGTCTTCGCCGGCTGGGTGGTGCGGGTGCCCGCCATCAAGGAGCAGGTACACGCCTCCCCCGGCGCCCTGGGACTCGCCCTGCTCTGCATCTCGGCCGGCGCGGTCGCCACCATGGCCGTCGTGGGCAGGCTCTGCGTGCGCCATGGCACCCGCCCGGTGACGGTGGCCTCCGCGCTGCTGCTCAGCCTCGTCGTCGCGCTGCCCGCCCACGCCCACTCGGTGGCCACCCTCGGCGCGGCGCTGCTGCTCTTCGGCGCGGGGTACGGGGCGCTGAACGTGGCCATGAACAGCGCCGCCGTCGAGGTCGGCGCCGCCCTCCGACGCCCCATCATGCCGACCTTCCACGCCGCCTACAGCCTGGGCGGGCTCTGCGGCGCCGGACTCGGCGGACTGCTGGCCTCCCGGCTGACCCCCGCCTGGCACCTGGGCCTGATCGCCCTCGTCGGGCTGGCGGTCACGGCGACCGCCGGAACCGTCCTGCTGCGCTCCCCCGCACCGGGCCGCCCGCAGCCGCAGGACGCACAGGGCGCACGCCCCGCCGCCCCGCGCGGCGGCGACCGGGGCCGCCGGGTGGGCCTGCTGGTGGTACTGCTCGGGCTCACCGCGCTCTGCACCTCGTACGGCGAGGGCGCACTCGCCGACTGGGCGACCCTCCACCTCACCGACGACCTGCACACCGGCGCCGGACTGGCGGCGGCGGGCTATGCCGCCTACGCCTTCGCCATGACGACCGGTCGGCTGACCGGCACCTGGCTCTCCATGCGGCTGGGGCCGACCCGGGTGATGGCCGGCGGCGGACTGCTGGCCTGCGCGGGCATGCTGACGGCGGCGCTGGCGCCCTCGGTGCCGCTGGTGCTGGGCGGCTTCGTCCTGGTGGGCCTCGGCCTGGCCAACACCTTCCCGCTGGCCATCGCCCGCGCCGGGACGCTGGCCGGGCCGCAGGGCGTGGCCACCGCCTCCACCCTCGGGTACGGCGGCATGCTGATCGGGCCGCCGGTGATCGGCTTCCTCGCCAACGCCTTCGGGCTGCCCCTCGCGCTCACCACCGTCGCCGCGCTGGCCGCCGTCGCTGCGGCCATCGCCGTCAGTACGGACCGCAGGCCCGCCGCGCACCCGGGCAGTTGA
- a CDS encoding acyltransferase: MPFPHSLLSAARARRRRAVGRLVHRGWRWVQERGAVSPESPGPYRFGSLGDGTRLAFPLGTVFNERWIHLGPFCIVGEQVTLSAGFLPGLDLGPEPIVRIGGGCVIGRESHIVGHQSIVLGDDVWTGPGVYITDQGHEYRDPGLPIGKQWPRNEPVEIGSGSWIGTGAVILPGARLGRNVVVAAGAVVRGEVPDHSVVAGAPAKVVRRWTPEAGWEPPIRTAAPRPVPDGVTAEQLRALVGWDLHLPGPVDGGPGAGAADPSAAS, from the coding sequence ATGCCCTTCCCGCACTCGCTGCTCTCCGCTGCCCGGGCCCGCCGCCGACGCGCCGTCGGCCGACTGGTGCACCGCGGCTGGCGCTGGGTGCAGGAACGCGGGGCGGTGTCGCCGGAGAGCCCGGGGCCGTACCGCTTCGGAAGCCTGGGGGACGGTACCCGGCTGGCGTTCCCGCTGGGCACCGTCTTCAACGAGCGGTGGATCCACCTGGGGCCGTTCTGCATCGTGGGCGAGCAGGTCACCCTGTCGGCGGGCTTTCTGCCCGGCCTCGACCTGGGGCCCGAGCCGATCGTGCGGATCGGCGGCGGCTGTGTGATCGGCCGGGAGAGCCACATCGTGGGCCACCAGTCGATCGTGCTCGGTGACGACGTCTGGACCGGCCCCGGGGTGTACATCACCGACCAGGGCCACGAGTACCGGGACCCGGGGCTGCCGATCGGCAAGCAGTGGCCGCGCAACGAGCCGGTGGAGATCGGCTCCGGCAGCTGGATCGGCACCGGCGCGGTGATCCTGCCGGGCGCCCGGCTCGGCCGCAATGTGGTGGTGGCGGCGGGCGCCGTGGTCCGGGGCGAGGTGCCCGACCACAGCGTGGTCGCGGGGGCTCCGGCCAAGGTGGTCCGCCGCTGGACGCCGGAGGCCGGCTGGGAGCCGCCGATCCGTACGGCGGCGCCCCGGCCGGTGCCGGACGGTGTCACGGCGGAGCAGTTGCGGGCCCTGGTCGGCTGGGATCTGCACCTGCCCGGGCCGGTGGACGGCGGCCCGGGCGCGGGGGCGGCCGACCCGTCCGCCGCTTCGTGA
- a CDS encoding ATP-binding protein, whose product MEDRVRNYELRLAAVPSRFETVRRITSAHLRYWKCAPLVDSALLGLTELLANVHQHAAGSEECVLELRAAPDCLTISVHDADPTLPVAREADVWEVSGRGLAIVAALSKEWGAVVEPEGLLAGKVVWFSLAADPVLPDPLRAPRARRALAHPRLTVDPLRPSAPLRTAPLVLPSGDEDDWYDPALPGRAQPVAVPHR is encoded by the coding sequence ATGGAGGATCGGGTCAGGAATTACGAACTGCGGCTGGCCGCAGTCCCGAGCCGCTTCGAAACCGTGCGCCGGATAACCTCGGCGCACCTGCGGTACTGGAAGTGCGCGCCCCTGGTGGACTCGGCACTGCTCGGGCTGACCGAGCTGCTCGCCAACGTCCACCAGCATGCCGCCGGCAGCGAGGAGTGCGTCCTGGAACTCAGGGCCGCCCCGGACTGCCTCACCATCTCGGTGCACGACGCCGACCCGACCCTGCCGGTGGCCCGCGAGGCCGACGTCTGGGAAGTCAGCGGCAGGGGGCTGGCCATCGTGGCGGCGCTCAGCAAGGAGTGGGGCGCCGTGGTGGAGCCGGAGGGCCTGCTGGCCGGCAAGGTGGTCTGGTTCTCGCTGGCCGCCGACCCCGTACTGCCGGACCCGCTGCGGGCCCCCCGGGCCCGCCGGGCGCTCGCCCACCCCCGGCTCACCGTGGATCCGCTGCGGCCGTCGGCTCCGCTGCGCACCGCACCGCTGGTGCTGCCCTCCGGCGACGAGGACGACTGGTACGACCCCGCGCTGCCGGGCCGGGCCCAGCCCGTCGCCGTACCCCACCGCTGA
- a CDS encoding enoyl-CoA hydratase family protein — translation MTDPTTPAPLVRYTVEDAVATLTLDSPHNRNALSTRLMAELGQGLAEAAEDPAVRAVVLTHTGKVFCAGADLSEAASGDFTTGPRRLLELLRAVVECPKPVVARADGHVRAGGLGLLGVCDIAVAGPAATFAFTEVRLGLAPSVISVPLRPRLDSRAASRYYLTGETFDAAEAVRMGLLTLAAEDTGAALEPILAALRQASPQGLAESKRLVATDLLRSFDQDGEDRVAQSALLFGSEEAREGMSAFLERRPPSWAR, via the coding sequence ATGACCGACCCCACCACCCCCGCCCCCCTCGTCCGCTACACGGTCGAGGACGCGGTCGCCACCCTCACCCTGGACTCCCCGCACAACCGCAACGCCCTCTCCACCCGGCTGATGGCCGAACTGGGGCAGGGGCTCGCCGAGGCGGCCGAGGACCCGGCCGTCCGCGCCGTGGTGCTCACCCACACCGGCAAGGTCTTCTGCGCCGGCGCCGACCTCTCCGAGGCCGCCTCCGGCGATTTCACCACAGGCCCGCGACGGCTGCTGGAGCTGCTGCGCGCCGTGGTGGAGTGCCCCAAGCCGGTCGTCGCCCGCGCCGACGGGCATGTCCGGGCGGGCGGGCTGGGCCTGCTCGGCGTCTGCGACATCGCCGTCGCCGGACCGGCGGCCACCTTCGCCTTCACCGAGGTACGGCTCGGCCTGGCCCCGTCCGTGATCTCGGTGCCGCTGCGGCCCCGGCTGGACTCGCGCGCCGCCTCCCGCTACTACCTCACCGGCGAGACCTTCGACGCCGCCGAGGCCGTCCGGATGGGCCTGCTCACCCTCGCCGCCGAGGACACCGGCGCCGCCCTGGAGCCCATCCTGGCCGCGCTGCGGCAGGCGTCCCCGCAGGGCCTGGCCGAGTCCAAGCGGCTGGTTGCCACCGATCTGCTGCGCTCCTTCGACCAGGACGGGGAGGACCGGGTCGCCCAGTCCGCGCTGCTCTTCGGCAGCGAGGAGGCCAGGGAGGGCATGTCCGCCTTCCTGGAGCGCCGCCCGCCCTCCTGGGCACGCTGA
- a CDS encoding phosphotransferase family protein, translating into MESLTKRRPPVEQLQTWLHQALGPQALLAEHSECTDGCFNAVYAVTLADGRDCILKVAPPSGLKLLRYEADLLHAEAHVYSRGAEAGVPLPDLLYADLDQGFLVLERLRGTPLEKVRDTLDPAALADVRRQLGGATARLHSVTGPAFGYIRRDGHTRSATWRGSFLAIVDDILADAAELGTELPAPPDRIRSVIHRHADALDEVTRPALVHFDLWDGNAFVLPDGDGSWRLEGIIDGERAFYGDPLAELVSLALFCDPEDSPGLLEGYAEAAGAPLRLDGAARRRLALYRIYLDLILVTEGATRGFTGEEHEGFRRYALGLLDGELTELDATHPHK; encoded by the coding sequence ATGGAGAGCCTGACCAAGCGCCGACCGCCCGTGGAGCAGTTGCAGACGTGGCTGCACCAGGCACTGGGGCCGCAGGCGCTCCTCGCCGAACACTCCGAGTGCACCGACGGCTGCTTCAACGCCGTGTACGCGGTGACACTGGCGGACGGCCGCGACTGCATCCTCAAGGTGGCTCCCCCGTCCGGCCTCAAGCTGCTGCGCTACGAGGCCGATCTGCTGCACGCCGAGGCGCACGTCTACAGCCGGGGGGCGGAGGCGGGGGTGCCGCTGCCGGATCTGCTGTACGCCGACCTCGACCAGGGGTTCCTGGTGCTGGAGCGGCTGCGCGGCACCCCGCTGGAGAAGGTCCGCGACACCCTGGACCCGGCCGCCCTGGCCGACGTCCGCCGCCAACTGGGCGGGGCCACCGCCCGGCTGCACTCCGTGACCGGCCCGGCCTTCGGCTACATCCGCCGCGACGGGCACACCCGGTCGGCAACCTGGCGCGGTTCGTTCCTGGCCATCGTCGACGACATCCTCGCCGACGCCGCCGAGTTGGGGACCGAACTGCCCGCGCCGCCGGACCGCATCCGGTCCGTGATCCACCGCCACGCCGACGCGCTGGACGAGGTCACCCGGCCCGCCCTGGTCCACTTCGACCTCTGGGACGGCAATGCGTTCGTGCTGCCGGACGGCGACGGATCGTGGCGGCTTGAGGGCATCATCGACGGCGAACGCGCCTTCTACGGCGATCCGCTGGCCGAGCTGGTCTCGCTCGCCCTCTTCTGCGACCCGGAGGACTCCCCCGGCCTGCTGGAGGGCTACGCCGAGGCGGCCGGCGCACCGCTGAGGCTCGACGGCGCGGCCCGGAGGCGGCTGGCCCTGTACCGGATCTACCTGGACCTCATCCTGGTGACCGAGGGCGCGACCCGCGGCTTCACGGGCGAGGAGCACGAGGGCTTCCGGCGCTATGCGCTGGGGCTGCTCGACGGGGAACTGACCGAGCTGGACGCGACACACCCGCACAAATAG
- a CDS encoding peptidoglycan-binding protein: MSTPMFYDVPSAEGCQCPACSAVRLARNVRRLRRAGLGDGRAHGRAQLRPVVTVAAGTVLAGTGVAHAAQSSTPPSTTFADLPGPTDLPGPSDLPTDLPGSAGLRSTAAWTMRGDDAGPPVLTELTRAEIVSRAARWLNSRVPYSRSHFRDGYRTDCSGFISMAWGLDGSAWTGNLTDFAVPIAKDDLAAGDILLFHNPADPERGSHVVLFDHWADRSHTSYVGYEQSRPHTLRRTIPYGYFTHGTEYRAYRYRNLASGISELPFPGAESFGPGASNSSVTLLGSMLVGRGGGRFYTEGPGPEWGDADRAATQAFQQAQGWRDAEADGLPGPHTWRLLINGGGRDIPGDALGAGRTPDFPGVDSFAPGRSGSHVLALGRQLTTRGYDSHYRVGPDPIWTEADRLNVQDFQRAQGWRGTEADGYPGPDTWTRLFE, encoded by the coding sequence ATGTCGACACCGATGTTCTATGACGTTCCGTCAGCAGAGGGCTGCCAGTGCCCCGCATGCAGCGCGGTGCGGCTCGCCCGCAATGTGCGCCGGCTGCGCCGGGCAGGTCTCGGCGACGGCCGGGCGCACGGGCGGGCGCAGCTGCGTCCGGTGGTGACCGTCGCCGCCGGTACGGTGCTGGCCGGGACGGGCGTGGCGCACGCCGCCCAGAGCAGCACACCGCCGTCCACCACCTTCGCCGATCTGCCCGGCCCCACCGACCTGCCCGGCCCCAGCGATCTGCCCACCGACCTCCCGGGCTCCGCCGGCCTGCGGTCGACTGCGGCCTGGACGATGCGCGGGGACGACGCGGGGCCGCCGGTCCTGACGGAGCTCACCCGCGCGGAGATCGTCTCCCGGGCGGCCCGCTGGCTGAACTCCCGCGTCCCCTACAGCCGGTCCCACTTCCGCGACGGCTACCGCACCGACTGCTCGGGTTTCATCTCCATGGCCTGGGGGCTCGACGGCAGCGCCTGGACCGGCAACCTGACGGACTTCGCCGTCCCCATCGCCAAGGACGACCTGGCAGCGGGCGACATCCTGCTCTTCCACAACCCGGCCGACCCGGAGCGGGGCTCGCATGTCGTCCTCTTCGACCACTGGGCCGACCGGTCGCACACCTCCTACGTCGGCTATGAGCAGTCCCGGCCGCACACCTTGCGGCGCACCATCCCGTACGGGTACTTCACGCATGGCACGGAGTACCGGGCCTACCGCTACCGCAACCTGGCGTCGGGCATCTCCGAGCTGCCCTTCCCCGGCGCCGAGTCCTTCGGGCCGGGCGCCAGCAACTCCTCGGTGACGCTGCTCGGCTCGATGCTGGTGGGGCGTGGCGGCGGCCGGTTCTACACCGAGGGGCCCGGCCCGGAGTGGGGTGACGCCGACCGCGCTGCCACCCAGGCGTTCCAGCAGGCGCAGGGGTGGCGGGACGCCGAGGCCGACGGGTTGCCCGGCCCGCACACCTGGCGGCTGCTGATCAACGGCGGGGGCCGCGACATCCCGGGCGACGCCCTCGGCGCCGGCCGCACCCCGGACTTCCCCGGCGTCGACTCCTTCGCCCCCGGCCGCTCCGGCAGCCATGTGCTGGCCCTGGGGCGGCAGTTGACGACGCGCGGCTACGACAGCCACTACCGGGTCGGCCCCGACCCGATCTGGACGGAGGCCGACCGGCTGAACGTCCAGGACTTCCAGCGCGCCCAGGGCTGGCGCGGCACCGAGGCCGACGGCTACCCGGGCCCGGACACCTGGACCCGCCTCTTCGAGTGA
- a CDS encoding helix-turn-helix domain-containing protein: protein MVRTPLTPQERQRGERFGALLRQARGERSMVEVAAAAGVSAETLRKIETGRAPTPAFFTVAALAAALDLSLDTLAAACAEDVDYDGPALSA, encoded by the coding sequence ATGGTGAGAACGCCTTTGACTCCGCAGGAACGGCAGCGCGGCGAGCGGTTCGGCGCCCTGCTGCGGCAGGCGCGCGGCGAGCGGTCCATGGTGGAGGTGGCCGCGGCGGCGGGGGTGTCGGCCGAGACGCTGCGCAAGATCGAGACCGGCCGGGCGCCCACCCCGGCCTTCTTCACGGTGGCGGCCCTGGCCGCCGCGCTGGACCTCTCCCTGGACACGCTGGCCGCCGCCTGCGCGGAGGACGTCGACTACGACGGCCCGGCGCTCTCGGCCTGA
- a CDS encoding ROK family protein: protein MPHTTTSPAPPTRPGRPAGRPALDRGRTVLGPALALIHTGQAPTRSALTGALAVTRATAGAVAAELEALGLVAVDSRPAGGSRGRPSHRLAVAPGGPVVLAAQIHADGLSVALAGLGGALGEPADLPLPSPGDPERVLRAVAEAGARLIAASPRRCLGAALAVPTPVTEPDGTALAAVYLDWPSGTPVADLFAARIAEAVPGPPLPTAVANDANLAALAEHRHGAGRDARHLLYVTSGHRGVGGALVVGGRLHTGSAGLALEVGQLTVDPQGRRCPCGRRGCLDVETDPAALLAAAGIVPDPVEPLLDQARAVTRAAAHDPVARAAVDQVVDRLGLGIAGLVNILNPDRIVLGGIHLDLLAAAPERLPGVVAERCLWGRSAGVPLLPAALGRPDLTGAAELAWQPYLDDPLAVAGP from the coding sequence GTGCCGCACACCACGACAAGCCCCGCGCCGCCCACCCGCCCGGGCCGACCGGCGGGTCGGCCCGCCCTGGACCGGGGCCGCACCGTACTCGGGCCCGCGCTCGCCCTGATCCACACCGGGCAGGCCCCCACCCGCTCCGCGCTCACCGGGGCGCTCGCCGTCACCCGCGCCACCGCCGGGGCGGTCGCCGCCGAACTGGAGGCGCTCGGCCTGGTCGCGGTCGACTCCCGGCCCGCCGGGGGCAGCCGGGGCCGCCCTTCCCACCGGCTGGCGGTTGCGCCCGGCGGGCCGGTGGTGCTCGCCGCGCAGATCCACGCCGACGGCTTGAGCGTCGCCCTGGCCGGGCTCGGCGGCGCCCTCGGCGAGCCCGCCGACCTCCCGCTGCCGAGCCCCGGCGACCCCGAGCGGGTACTCCGCGCGGTCGCCGAGGCGGGCGCCCGGCTGATCGCCGCCAGCCCCCGGCGCTGCCTGGGCGCCGCCCTCGCCGTGCCCACGCCGGTCACCGAGCCGGACGGCACCGCACTCGCCGCCGTCTACCTGGACTGGCCGAGCGGAACCCCCGTGGCCGACCTCTTCGCCGCCCGTATCGCCGAAGCCGTCCCCGGCCCCCCGCTGCCCACCGCCGTCGCCAACGACGCCAACCTCGCCGCCCTCGCCGAGCACCGGCACGGCGCCGGACGCGACGCCCGCCACCTGCTGTACGTCACCTCCGGCCACCGGGGCGTCGGCGGTGCCCTGGTCGTCGGCGGCCGACTGCACACCGGAAGCGCCGGACTCGCCCTGGAGGTGGGCCAGTTGACGGTCGACCCGCAGGGCCGCCGCTGCCCCTGCGGCCGGCGCGGCTGCCTGGACGTGGAGACCGACCCGGCCGCCCTGCTGGCCGCCGCCGGAATCGTCCCGGACCCCGTCGAACCGCTGCTGGACCAGGCCCGAGCCGTCACCCGCGCGGCCGCCCACGACCCGGTCGCCCGCGCCGCCGTGGACCAGGTGGTGGACCGGCTGGGCCTCGGCATCGCGGGGCTGGTCAACATCCTCAACCCGGACCGCATCGTGCTCGGCGGCATCCACCTCGACCTGCTCGCCGCCGCTCCCGAGCGGCTGCCCGGCGTCGTCGCCGAGCGGTGCCTCTGGGGCCGCAGCGCCGGTGTCCCGCTGCTGCCCGCCGCCCTTGGCCGCCCGGACCTCACCGGCGCCGCCGAACTTGCCTGGCAGCCCTACCTCGACGACCCCCTGGCGGTCGCCGGGCCCTGA
- a CDS encoding response regulator transcription factor, with amino-acid sequence MPTRACSGASRAEAATARRAPGALRERPWWSRRIARARPDEGYGALRAGASGFLAALRVVAAGEALIAPSVTRRLIEEFAARPEPAAAPRHGVVEGIADREREVLVLVGRGRSSGEIASGLFIGPATAKAHGGRLPTKSAARDRVQLVTIAFELGLVPTSRRASAYAVSRRPPPTARGLGGG; translated from the coding sequence ATGCCGACCAGGGCGTGCAGCGGGGCGAGCCGCGCGGAGGCGGCGACGGCCCGCAGGGCGCCGGGGGCGCTGAGGGAGAGGCCGTGGTGGTCGCGCAGGATCGCCCGGGCCAGGCCGGACGAGGGCTACGGCGCGCTGCGCGCGGGCGCGAGCGGCTTCCTCGCCGCGCTCCGGGTGGTCGCCGCCGGTGAGGCGCTGATCGCGCCGAGCGTGACGCGCCGCCTGATCGAGGAGTTCGCCGCCCGCCCCGAGCCTGCGGCTGCGCCCCGGCACGGGGTGGTCGAGGGCATCGCCGACCGGGAGCGCGAGGTGCTCGTTCTCGTCGGACGCGGCCGGTCCAGCGGCGAGATCGCCTCCGGGCTCTTCATCGGCCCGGCCACCGCCAAGGCCCACGGGGGGCGGCTGCCCACCAAGTCGGCGGCCCGTGACCGGGTCCAGCTGGTCACCATCGCCTTTGAGCTGGGCCTGGTGCCGACGTCGCGCCGAGCGAGCGCATACGCGGTGAGTCGGCGTCCCCCGCCGACTGCGCGCGGCCTGGGCGGAGGTTGA
- a CDS encoding type B 50S ribosomal protein L31 — MKPGIHPQYRPVVFRDRAADFAFLTRSTATSERTVEWEDGKTYPVIDVEVSSASHPFYTGRTRVLDTAGRVERFERRYGRR, encoded by the coding sequence ATGAAGCCCGGCATCCACCCCCAGTACCGCCCCGTCGTCTTCCGCGACCGCGCGGCGGACTTCGCCTTCCTCACCCGCTCCACGGCGACCAGCGAGCGCACCGTGGAATGGGAGGACGGCAAGACCTACCCCGTGATCGACGTGGAGGTCTCCTCCGCGAGCCACCCCTTCTACACCGGACGCACCCGCGTGCTGGACACCGCCGGCCGGGTGGAGCGCTTCGAGCGCCGCTACGGCCGCCGCTGA
- the rpmG gene encoding 50S ribosomal protein L33, whose protein sequence is MARNDIRPIIKLRSTAGTGYMYVTRKNRRNDPDRLQLRKYDPVARRHVLFREER, encoded by the coding sequence ATGGCCCGCAATGACATCCGCCCGATCATCAAGCTCCGCTCGACCGCCGGCACCGGCTACATGTATGTGACCCGCAAGAACCGCCGCAATGACCCCGACCGGCTGCAACTGCGCAAGTACGACCCGGTCGCCCGCCGCCATGTGCTGTTCCGCGAAGAGCGCTGA